The proteins below are encoded in one region of Buttiauxella gaviniae:
- the kbaZ gene encoding tagatose-bisphosphate aldolase subunit KbaZ, producing the protein MKHLTAFVADHKQDSRCGIFAVCSAHPLVLEAAMRHAREAKSLLLIEATSNQVDQHGGYTGMTPQDFRGFVEQMADNFAFPREQLILGGDHLGPNRWQSLPAEEAMRNADELIRCYVAAGFKKIHLDCSMSCADDPVPLTDVIVAMRAARLAKIAEQTCCEKFGTSDLVYVIGTEVPVPGGAHETLAELAVTTPQAAKMTLEAHRHAFELQGLSDLWPRIIGLVVQPGVEFDHTQVIDYQPEKSHDLSKMIDAFDTMVFEAHSTDYQTPQALQQLVQNHFAILKVGPALTFALRETLFSLAAVERELRPAHKCSGLREVLESVMLEHPEYWKHHYHGNDSDRRLARGYSYSDRVRYYWPDREIDEAYSRLVTNLANESIPLPLISQYLPLQYARVREGKIVATPHELIIDHIQDVLRQYHSACLGTQTSN; encoded by the coding sequence GTGAAACATTTAACCGCGTTTGTGGCCGACCATAAACAGGATTCACGATGTGGCATTTTTGCCGTTTGTTCTGCTCACCCGTTGGTTCTCGAAGCGGCAATGCGCCATGCAAGAGAAGCAAAATCTCTCTTATTAATAGAAGCGACATCCAACCAGGTTGACCAGCATGGCGGCTACACCGGGATGACGCCGCAAGACTTCCGTGGTTTTGTCGAGCAAATGGCAGACAACTTCGCCTTCCCACGCGAGCAGTTGATTCTGGGTGGTGATCATCTTGGGCCAAATCGTTGGCAATCTCTGCCCGCTGAAGAGGCGATGCGCAATGCAGATGAGCTGATTCGTTGCTATGTCGCAGCGGGATTCAAAAAGATTCACCTCGATTGCAGCATGTCCTGCGCTGATGACCCGGTTCCGTTAACCGACGTCATCGTCGCTATGCGTGCCGCACGCCTGGCAAAAATCGCAGAACAAACCTGCTGTGAAAAATTTGGAACGTCCGACCTGGTTTACGTTATTGGCACCGAAGTTCCCGTTCCAGGCGGTGCGCATGAAACGCTGGCGGAGCTTGCCGTTACCACGCCACAGGCGGCAAAAATGACGCTTGAGGCCCATCGCCATGCTTTTGAATTGCAAGGTTTAAGCGACTTGTGGCCGCGCATTATTGGGCTGGTCGTTCAGCCAGGGGTTGAGTTTGACCACACTCAGGTTATTGATTATCAACCTGAAAAATCTCATGACCTGAGCAAAATGATCGATGCGTTTGACACCATGGTGTTTGAAGCGCACTCCACTGATTACCAGACGCCACAGGCGTTGCAGCAACTGGTGCAAAACCACTTCGCTATTTTGAAAGTTGGCCCGGCACTCACCTTTGCCTTACGCGAAACGCTATTTTCACTGGCCGCTGTTGAGCGCGAGTTACGTCCCGCACACAAATGTTCCGGGCTAAGAGAAGTATTGGAAAGCGTCATGCTCGAGCATCCTGAATACTGGAAACACCATTATCACGGCAACGACAGCGACCGCCGTCTGGCACGCGGATATAGCTACTCCGATCGCGTTCGCTATTACTGGCCGGATCGTGAAATTGACGAAGCATATTCACGGCTCGTCACTAATCTGGCTAATGAATCTATTCCTTTGCCATTGATCAGTCAGTATCTGCCTCTGCAATACGCCAGAGTCCGTGAAGGAAAAATCGTGGCAACACCACACGAACTGATTATCGACCATATCCAGGACGTGTTGCGCCAGTACCATTCTGCCTGTCTGGGCACACAAACATCCAATTAA
- the agaE gene encoding PTS N-acetylgalactosamine transporter subunit IID yields the protein MVSNDQTLQTVNVTDTAAVEKNDNIYEDQRIGAELTKQDINRVAWRSMLLQASFNYERMQASGWLYGLLPALKKIHTNKNDLARAMKGHMGFFNTHPFLVTFVIGIILAMERSKQDVNSIQSTKIAVGAPLGGIGDAMFWLTLLPICGGIGASLALQGSILGAVIFIVLFNVVHLGLRFGLAHYAYRMGVAAIPLIKANTRKVGHAASIVGMTVIGALVATYVRLATTLEITAGDAVVKLQTDVIDKLMPAFLPLVYTLCMYALVRRGWSPLRLIGITVVLGVVGKFAHFL from the coding sequence ATGGTATCTAACGATCAGACTCTGCAAACCGTCAACGTAACGGACACCGCCGCGGTCGAAAAAAATGACAATATTTATGAAGATCAGCGTATTGGTGCGGAACTGACGAAGCAGGATATTAACCGGGTGGCATGGCGTTCCATGCTGTTACAGGCCTCATTCAACTATGAACGTATGCAGGCATCTGGCTGGCTTTATGGCTTACTGCCCGCCTTGAAAAAGATCCACACCAATAAAAATGACCTGGCTCGCGCCATGAAAGGCCATATGGGATTCTTCAACACCCACCCTTTCCTCGTGACCTTCGTTATCGGCATCATTCTGGCGATGGAGCGCTCAAAGCAGGATGTGAATAGCATCCAGAGCACGAAAATTGCCGTCGGCGCGCCGTTAGGGGGGATTGGCGACGCCATGTTCTGGCTGACGTTACTGCCTATTTGCGGCGGTATCGGGGCAAGCCTTGCCTTACAGGGTTCGATTCTCGGAGCGGTGATCTTTATCGTGCTATTTAACGTGGTTCATCTCGGCCTGCGTTTTGGTCTTGCACACTACGCTTACCGTATGGGTGTAGCAGCCATTCCGCTTATCAAAGCCAACACTCGCAAAGTGGGCCATGCCGCTTCTATTGTTGGGATGACAGTCATTGGGGCGTTGGTTGCCACTTACGTTCGCCTGGCCACTACGCTTGAAATTACCGCGGGCGATGCGGTAGTGAAACTGCAAACTGACGTTATCGACAAACTGATGCCAGCCTTCTTACCCTTGGTTTATACCTTGTGCATGTACGCGCTGGTGCGTCGTGGCTGGAGCCCTCTGCGCCTTATCGGTATCACGGTTGTGTTGGGTGTTGTCGGGAAGTTTGCTCACTTCTTATAA
- a CDS encoding SIS domain-containing protein, with the protein MSETQSACLSGTSTWTEKEIRQQPESWIRSLKNIGNQRSGIDAFLEPLLQNTSLKIILTGAGTSAFIGDIITPWLSRHTGKNFVAVPTTDLVTNPLDYLIQEEPTLLVSFARSGNSPESVAAVDLVNQVVQECYHLIITCNEAGSLYQNAATSGNALALLMPPETHDRGFAMTSSITTMMASCLAVFAPDVINSSTFQDVANRCEQIIAAQGEFNESVFGDLPFKRVVYLGSGGLQGVARESALKVLELTAGKLAAFYDSPTGFRHGPKSLVNNETLVVVMVSSDPYTRQYDLDLLAELYRDQQALRVVAICTSPCAEVEKGPHIWLPASRDFIDVEQAFCFLIYAQIFALTESIKAGITPDTPSASGTVNRVVKGVVIHPWKG; encoded by the coding sequence ATGAGCGAAACCCAATCTGCCTGTCTTTCCGGCACATCGACTTGGACTGAAAAAGAGATCCGCCAACAGCCAGAAAGCTGGATCCGATCGTTAAAAAATATCGGTAATCAACGTAGTGGCATCGACGCCTTCCTTGAGCCCTTGCTGCAAAACACCTCACTAAAAATTATCCTGACGGGTGCAGGAACCTCAGCATTTATTGGCGATATTATTACGCCGTGGCTATCGCGCCACACCGGGAAAAACTTTGTTGCCGTACCGACCACCGACCTTGTGACCAATCCGCTGGATTACTTAATCCAGGAAGAGCCCACATTACTGGTCTCTTTTGCCCGCTCCGGCAACAGCCCGGAAAGCGTTGCCGCTGTAGACCTCGTCAATCAGGTCGTGCAAGAGTGCTATCACCTGATAATTACCTGCAATGAAGCTGGCAGTCTGTATCAGAACGCAGCAACAAGCGGTAATGCTCTGGCGCTGCTAATGCCGCCAGAAACTCACGATCGCGGTTTCGCAATGACCAGCAGCATCACCACCATGATGGCAAGCTGCCTCGCCGTGTTTGCACCGGATGTCATCAACAGTTCCACTTTCCAGGATGTTGCTAACCGCTGTGAGCAAATCATTGCTGCGCAAGGAGAGTTCAACGAAAGCGTGTTTGGCGATCTACCGTTTAAACGAGTGGTTTATCTCGGCAGCGGTGGTTTACAGGGGGTGGCGCGTGAATCCGCCCTAAAAGTGCTGGAGCTAACGGCAGGAAAACTGGCTGCATTTTATGACTCACCCACCGGATTCCGCCACGGCCCAAAATCGCTGGTGAATAACGAAACGTTAGTTGTCGTCATGGTTTCAAGCGATCCCTACACCCGTCAGTACGATCTCGATTTACTGGCAGAACTGTATCGAGATCAACAAGCCCTGCGCGTGGTGGCTATCTGCACTTCACCTTGTGCGGAAGTTGAAAAAGGGCCGCATATTTGGCTACCCGCTTCCCGCGATTTTATCGACGTTGAGCAGGCTTTCTGCTTCCTGATCTATGCCCAGATCTTCGCCCTAACCGAATCAATCAAAGCGGGCATTACCCCTGATACGCCTTCTGCCAGCGGCACGGTAAACCGTGTTGTGAAAGGTGTGGTTATTCATCCGTGGAAAGGCTGA
- the kbaY gene encoding tagatose-bisphosphate aldolase subunit KbaY: MSIISTKYLLQDAQARGYAVPAFNIHNAETIQAILEVCKEMQSPVILAGTPGTFKHIAFEEIYALCEAYSESYDMPLALHLDHHESLADISRKVNAGVRSAMIDGSHFPLAENVRLVKSVVDFCHRYDCSVEAELGRLGGVEDDMDVDEESAFLTDPQEARRFVELTGIDSLAVAIGTAHGLYIKRPKIDFQRLAEIREVVDIPLVLHGASDVPDEYVRRAIELGVCKVNVATELKIAFAAAVKKWFGDNPEGNDPRYYMRVGMDAMKEVVRSKVTVCGSANKLIPETETSL; this comes from the coding sequence ATGAGTATTATTTCCACTAAATATCTTCTTCAGGATGCGCAGGCTCGTGGCTACGCGGTCCCGGCGTTTAATATTCACAATGCTGAAACTATCCAGGCGATTCTGGAAGTCTGCAAAGAGATGCAGTCCCCGGTAATTCTTGCCGGTACGCCGGGCACATTTAAACACATCGCGTTTGAAGAGATCTACGCCTTGTGCGAAGCCTATTCCGAAAGCTATGACATGCCGCTGGCGCTGCACCTTGATCATCATGAATCACTGGCGGATATCAGCCGCAAGGTGAATGCCGGGGTGCGTAGCGCCATGATTGACGGCAGCCACTTCCCGCTCGCCGAAAACGTGCGCCTGGTGAAATCCGTGGTCGATTTTTGCCACCGCTATGATTGCAGCGTCGAAGCTGAACTGGGCCGCCTGGGCGGCGTAGAAGACGATATGGATGTGGATGAAGAAAGCGCGTTCCTTACCGACCCGCAAGAAGCACGCCGCTTCGTCGAACTCACCGGCATCGACAGCCTCGCCGTTGCTATCGGCACCGCGCATGGGCTTTACATAAAGCGTCCTAAAATTGATTTTCAGCGCCTGGCTGAAATCCGCGAAGTGGTAGATATTCCGCTGGTTCTGCACGGTGCGAGCGATGTGCCTGACGAATACGTCAGACGCGCCATTGAGCTGGGCGTGTGTAAAGTGAATGTGGCTACAGAATTAAAAATCGCTTTCGCCGCAGCCGTTAAAAAATGGTTTGGCGATAACCCGGAAGGCAACGACCCGCGCTATTACATGCGCGTGGGGATGGATGCTATGAAAGAAGTGGTGCGCAGTAAAGTCACCGTTTGCGGCTCAGCCAATAAATTAATACCAGAGACTGAAACCTCACTTTAA
- the nagA gene encoding N-acetylglucosamine-6-phosphate deacetylase, which yields MTTLLRARRVLTEQGWLDDHQLRIDNETIVAIEPIPAGTMARDADLLCPAYVDIHVHGGDGVDVMDDDPGVLDRIAIHKAREGVAAWLPTTVTAPLPDIERALGRIAQRSYHGGPGATVLGCYLEGPYFTPQNKGAHPPELFRNLDIAELDRLIEISQNTLRVVALAPEKPAALSTIKHLKSRGIRVMLGHSAASYEETIQAFNAGADGLVHCFNGMTGLHHRNPGMVGAGLTDERAWLELIADGHHVHPTVMNISCRCAKSRILLITDAMSAAGMADGVYSICGHPVRMQNGIVRTESGGLAGSTLTLDAAVRNMVHNVGISAEDAIHMASLHPAKMLGLGHCLGSLAVGKHANTIALNSQLRLQNIWISGQSLPL from the coding sequence ATGACCACGCTGCTGCGAGCCAGGCGTGTTCTCACGGAACAAGGCTGGCTAGACGATCATCAGTTACGTATTGATAACGAGACGATTGTCGCCATTGAACCTATTCCTGCGGGAACGATGGCGCGTGATGCTGATCTGCTTTGCCCCGCCTACGTTGATATTCATGTTCACGGCGGCGATGGGGTTGATGTTATGGATGACGACCCCGGCGTCCTTGACCGGATTGCAATACACAAAGCGCGTGAAGGTGTGGCTGCCTGGTTGCCCACCACGGTCACAGCGCCGCTGCCTGATATCGAACGTGCGTTAGGCAGAATTGCGCAGCGCTCTTACCACGGTGGACCGGGTGCCACCGTGTTAGGCTGCTATCTGGAAGGGCCCTATTTTACGCCGCAGAACAAAGGTGCGCACCCGCCCGAGCTGTTCCGCAATCTGGATATTGCCGAGCTGGACAGGCTGATAGAAATATCGCAAAACACGTTGCGCGTTGTGGCGCTCGCACCAGAAAAACCCGCAGCGCTGAGCACCATTAAGCATCTTAAAAGCCGTGGCATACGCGTCATGCTCGGCCATAGTGCCGCCAGCTATGAAGAAACCATCCAGGCATTTAATGCCGGAGCAGACGGGCTGGTGCATTGCTTTAACGGTATGACGGGGCTGCATCACCGTAATCCGGGAATGGTCGGCGCAGGTTTAACGGATGAACGCGCATGGCTGGAACTGATTGCCGATGGGCATCACGTTCACCCTACGGTGATGAATATCAGCTGCCGCTGTGCGAAATCGCGCATTTTACTGATAACGGACGCTATGAGCGCGGCGGGCATGGCTGACGGGGTTTATTCGATTTGCGGGCATCCGGTCAGGATGCAAAACGGGATCGTACGTACCGAAAGCGGCGGGCTTGCCGGAAGCACTCTTACCCTTGATGCAGCGGTGCGAAATATGGTGCATAACGTCGGCATTTCCGCCGAGGACGCGATTCATATGGCTTCACTGCATCCGGCCAAAATGCTCGGGTTAGGCCATTGTTTAGGCTCACTCGCCGTGGGCAAACACGCCAACACCATCGCACTTAACTCACAGCTCAGGCTGCAAAATATCTGGATTAGTGGTCAGAGTCTCCCTTTGTAG
- the agaF gene encoding PTS galactosamine/N-acetylgalactosamine transporter subunit IIA: MLSIILSGHGGFATGLEKAMKQILGEQEQFIAIDFPETSSTALLTSQFEAAINTLDESDGLVFLTDLLGGTPFRVASTMALQKPGREVITGINLQLLLEMVLERDGLSSKEFRLQALECGHRGLTSLVDEMGRYREAEAVEEGI, from the coding sequence ATGTTAAGTATTATTCTTAGCGGTCACGGTGGCTTTGCCACCGGGCTGGAAAAAGCGATGAAACAGATCCTTGGCGAGCAAGAGCAGTTTATCGCGATTGATTTCCCTGAAACGTCTTCCACAGCTCTGCTTACTTCCCAGTTTGAAGCAGCCATCAATACATTAGACGAAAGTGATGGGTTGGTTTTTTTAACGGATTTACTCGGCGGCACACCGTTCCGCGTCGCTTCTACCATGGCGTTACAGAAACCTGGGCGCGAAGTTATTACCGGCATTAACCTGCAATTATTGCTGGAAATGGTTCTGGAACGTGACGGGCTCAGCAGCAAAGAGTTTCGCCTTCAGGCGCTGGAATGCGGCCATCGTGGATTAACCAGTCTGGTTGATGAAATGGGGCGCTACCGCGAAGCAGAGGCGGTCGAGGAAGGAATATGA
- the agaW gene encoding PTS N-acetylgalactosamine transporter subunit IIC, with product MEISLLQALALGILAFIAGLDMFNGLTHMHRPVVLGPLVGLILGDLHTGILTGGTLELVWMGLAPLAGAQPPNVIIGTIVGTTFAITTGVKPEVAVGVAVPFAVAVQMGITFLFSIMSGVMARCDKMAANADTDGIERVNYLALLALGIFYFLCAFLPIYFGAEHAKTAIDMLPARLIDGLGVAGGIMPAIGFAVLLKIMMKNVYIPYFILGFVAAAWLKLPVLAIAAAALAMALIDFLRKDPAPQQPTHVKQEEFEDGI from the coding sequence ATGGAAATTAGCTTATTACAGGCACTGGCGTTGGGTATTCTGGCCTTTATTGCGGGCCTGGATATGTTCAACGGCCTGACGCATATGCACCGTCCGGTGGTGTTAGGGCCGCTGGTTGGTTTGATTCTTGGCGACCTCCACACCGGGATTTTAACGGGCGGCACACTGGAATTGGTGTGGATGGGCCTTGCCCCGCTGGCCGGAGCCCAGCCACCCAACGTGATTATCGGTACCATTGTCGGCACCACGTTTGCGATTACCACCGGCGTTAAACCTGAAGTGGCCGTTGGCGTAGCGGTTCCGTTTGCCGTCGCGGTACAAATGGGGATTACTTTCCTGTTTTCCATCATGTCAGGCGTGATGGCGCGCTGCGACAAAATGGCGGCCAATGCTGATACCGACGGCATTGAGCGGGTGAACTATCTGGCATTACTGGCACTCGGAATCTTCTATTTCCTTTGCGCATTCCTGCCTATTTATTTCGGCGCGGAACACGCAAAAACAGCCATAGATATGCTTCCTGCTCGTCTGATTGACGGCCTCGGCGTTGCTGGCGGCATTATGCCTGCCATTGGTTTTGCCGTGTTGCTGAAAATCATGATGAAAAACGTCTACATCCCCTATTTCATTCTCGGGTTTGTCGCTGCCGCCTGGCTGAAACTCCCGGTGCTGGCGATTGCCGCCGCGGCACTCGCAATGGCGCTCATTGATTTCTTACGCAAAGACCCTGCACCACAGCAACCCACACACGTGAAGCAAGAGGAATTTGAAGATGGTATCTAA
- the rsmI gene encoding 16S rRNA (cytidine(1402)-2'-O)-methyltransferase: MKQLETAAISASTLYIVPTPIGNLGDITQRALSVLQSVDLIAAEDTRHTGLLLQHFAINARLFALHDHNEQQKSETLLAKLQEGQSIALVSDAGTPLINDPGYHLVRTCREAGIRVVPLPGPCAAIAALSAAGLPSDRFCYEGFLPAKSKGRRDALKAIEQEPRTLIFYESTHRLLDSLDDICAVLGESRYVVLARELTKTWESIHGAPIGELVAWVKEDENRRKGEMVLIVEGFKAPADDALPADALRTLALLQTELPLKKAAALAAEIYGVKKNALYKYALENSEK, from the coding sequence ATGAAACAACTCGAAACGGCGGCTATTTCTGCCAGCACGCTCTACATCGTTCCGACACCCATCGGTAACCTCGGCGATATCACACAGCGGGCGTTATCCGTGTTGCAAAGCGTTGACCTGATTGCTGCCGAAGATACTCGCCATACCGGTTTGCTGCTGCAACATTTTGCTATTAATGCGCGATTGTTCGCATTGCACGATCATAATGAACAACAAAAGTCAGAAACCCTGCTGGCAAAACTGCAAGAAGGGCAGAGTATCGCGTTGGTGTCTGATGCTGGCACGCCGCTGATTAACGACCCCGGATACCATTTGGTGCGCACCTGCCGTGAAGCGGGGATCCGTGTTGTGCCGTTGCCTGGTCCATGCGCCGCGATTGCCGCATTAAGCGCTGCCGGTTTACCTTCCGATCGCTTCTGTTATGAAGGTTTTCTTCCTGCCAAATCCAAAGGCCGTCGCGACGCGCTCAAGGCGATTGAGCAAGAACCGCGTACGCTTATCTTTTATGAATCAACGCATCGCCTGCTCGATAGTTTAGACGATATCTGTGCCGTGCTCGGTGAATCACGTTATGTGGTGCTGGCGCGTGAGCTGACCAAAACCTGGGAGTCGATTCACGGCGCACCGATTGGTGAGCTGGTGGCGTGGGTTAAAGAAGATGAAAACCGCCGCAAAGGCGAGATGGTGCTGATTGTCGAAGGTTTTAAAGCACCTGCCGACGATGCCCTGCCAGCCGACGCGCTGCGTACTCTTGCTCTGCTACAAACCGAGTTACCGTTGAAGAAAGCCGCTGCGCTGGCCGCTGAAATTTACGGCGTGAAGAAAAATGCACTTTATAAATATGCGTTAGAAAACAGCGAGAAATAA
- the agaV gene encoding PTS N-acetylgalactosamine transporter subunit IIB — MPNIVLSRIDERLIHGQVGVQWVGFAGANLVLVANDEVAEDPVQQNLMEMVLAEGIAVRFWSLQKVIDNIHRAADRQKILLVCKNPSDFLTLVKGDVPVSRINVGNMHYAEGKQQIAKTVSVDDQDIAAFNGLQKAGVECFVQGVPTESAQDLYKLL, encoded by the coding sequence ATGCCAAACATTGTATTAAGCCGCATTGATGAACGATTGATCCACGGCCAGGTTGGCGTTCAATGGGTCGGCTTTGCTGGCGCAAATCTCGTGCTCGTTGCCAACGATGAAGTCGCCGAAGATCCGGTTCAGCAAAACTTAATGGAGATGGTTCTGGCGGAAGGGATCGCCGTTCGGTTCTGGTCGCTGCAAAAAGTTATCGACAATATTCACCGCGCAGCCGACCGCCAGAAAATCCTGCTGGTGTGCAAAAACCCGAGTGATTTTCTGACGTTAGTAAAAGGTGATGTGCCGGTTTCACGGATTAACGTCGGCAACATGCACTACGCAGAAGGTAAACAACAAATAGCGAAAACCGTCTCTGTAGATGACCAGGATATTGCCGCTTTTAATGGCCTGCAAAAAGCCGGAGTGGAATGTTTTGTTCAGGGTGTGCCGACGGAATCCGCTCAGGATCTCTACAAACTCCTCTGA